Proteins encoded together in one Musa acuminata AAA Group cultivar baxijiao chromosome BXJ3-6, Cavendish_Baxijiao_AAA, whole genome shotgun sequence window:
- the LOC135640532 gene encoding uncharacterized protein LOC135640532 isoform X2, whose translation MVKLASARESRLYGPHSVENRWEYINAGLHVFAAALLTAGFSAELPGRSNDEVDLAVILVALALLAVVNAHDLVAHMAGIDYQFGLFGLNGDRPSSSISCMLATIPTDIYICMQEEKGFDYKMEKDAVNMLIAGPLLWVIGSIHNACQIYERADGDTQILQSGVYVPFLMGSLLFFVAGIFNRQDLRGSTHQEARITAISWAWLSTFGGLLFLVGGLTNVAKVFKMQQRDGLRLEKLRGSAQERLFRDREGRFPILENSRRRPGEEASTAAAPRG comes from the exons ATGGTGAAGCTCGCTTCAGCCCGGGAGAGCAGGCTGTACGGTCCGCACTCGGTCGAGAACCGGTGGGAATACATCAACGCCGGCCTCCACGTCTTCGCCGCCGCCCTGCTCACCGCCGGCTTCTCCGCCGAGCTCCCTGGTCGCAGCAACGATGAGGTGGACCTGGCTGTCATCCTCGTGGCCTTGGCCCTCCTGGCCGTGGTGAACGCGCACGACCTCGTCGCCCACATGGCCGGCATCGACTACCAGTTCGGCCTCTTCGG GTTGAACGGAGATCGACCAAGTTCTTCTATCTCATGCATGCTTGCAACTATTccgacagatatatatatatgcatgcaggAAGAGAAGGGCTTCGATTACAAGATGGAGAAGGACGCTGTCAACATGCTGATCGCAGGGCCTCTGTTGTGGGTGATCGGCTCCATCCACAACGCGTGCCAGATCTACGAACGAGCCGATGGCGACACGCAGATTCTCCAATCCGGCGTCTACGTGCCTTTCCTCATGGGCAGCTTGTTGTTCTTCGTCGCCGGCATCTTCAATCGCCAAGATCTTCGCGGCTCGACACATCAGGAAGCAAGGATCACG gcaaTTAGCTGGGCCTGGTTATCCACCTTCGGGGGCTTGCTGTTCTTGGTAGGAGGACTGACGAATGTGGCGAAGGTGTTCAAGATGCAGCAGAGAGATGGGCTGAGGTTGGAGAAGCTTCGAGGTAGTGCGCAGGAAAGATTGTTTAGGGACAGGGAAGGCAGGTTCCCCATCTTGGAGAACAGCAGGAGGAGGCCGGGTGAGGAGGCCAGCACGGCTGCAGCTCCGAGAGGATGA
- the LOC135640532 gene encoding uncharacterized protein LOC135640532 isoform X1 — MVKLASARESRLYGPHSVENRWEYINAGLHVFAAALLTAGFSAELPGRSNDEVDLAVILVALALLAVVNAHDLVAHMAGIDYQFGLFGYDLQLGLVELAVPLLQMLGSIVTFTGILFLFIQEEKGFDYKMEKDAVNMLIAGPLLWVIGSIHNACQIYERADGDTQILQSGVYVPFLMGSLLFFVAGIFNRQDLRGSTHQEARITAISWAWLSTFGGLLFLVGGLTNVAKVFKMQQRDGLRLEKLRGSAQERLFRDREGRFPILENSRRRPGEEASTAAAPRG, encoded by the exons ATGGTGAAGCTCGCTTCAGCCCGGGAGAGCAGGCTGTACGGTCCGCACTCGGTCGAGAACCGGTGGGAATACATCAACGCCGGCCTCCACGTCTTCGCCGCCGCCCTGCTCACCGCCGGCTTCTCCGCCGAGCTCCCTGGTCGCAGCAACGATGAGGTGGACCTGGCTGTCATCCTCGTGGCCTTGGCCCTCCTGGCCGTGGTGAACGCGCACGACCTCGTCGCCCACATGGCCGGCATCGACTACCAGTTCGGCCTCTTCGGGTACGACCTCCAGTTGGGGCTCGTCGAGCTCGCCGTCCCCCTGCTTCAGATGCTCGGATCCATTGTCACCTTCACTGGGATTCTTTTTCTCTTCATTCAG gAAGAGAAGGGCTTCGATTACAAGATGGAGAAGGACGCTGTCAACATGCTGATCGCAGGGCCTCTGTTGTGGGTGATCGGCTCCATCCACAACGCGTGCCAGATCTACGAACGAGCCGATGGCGACACGCAGATTCTCCAATCCGGCGTCTACGTGCCTTTCCTCATGGGCAGCTTGTTGTTCTTCGTCGCCGGCATCTTCAATCGCCAAGATCTTCGCGGCTCGACACATCAGGAAGCAAGGATCACG gcaaTTAGCTGGGCCTGGTTATCCACCTTCGGGGGCTTGCTGTTCTTGGTAGGAGGACTGACGAATGTGGCGAAGGTGTTCAAGATGCAGCAGAGAGATGGGCTGAGGTTGGAGAAGCTTCGAGGTAGTGCGCAGGAAAGATTGTTTAGGGACAGGGAAGGCAGGTTCCCCATCTTGGAGAACAGCAGGAGGAGGCCGGGTGAGGAGGCCAGCACGGCTGCAGCTCCGAGAGGATGA